The Rhopalosiphum maidis isolate BTI-1 chromosome 2, ASM367621v3, whole genome shotgun sequence genome segment ACTAATGTTATCTATAATTAGGCTTGCCATTTGTCTCGGTTTTAATGGCATGTCTCAGTGTCCTGGCCAATTAATAAGTTTGTCCCGGATAATAGAAGCTgagtaatttagtattatttaataacaaaatatagaataatgtaCGCTGtaccattttattatcttatattatgttatttttaaaaaaagggttatacaataatatttattatgtcccGGTTtggtgatttaaaaatttagtcaCTTTATCtatatcattgattttataacataaacatagatataaaaataaaatgtatcattagaAGGTATAAagatgaaatttataaattggtttaaaataataaatgatacaataatcataatgatGCGAATACAAACCATTGGTAGACCACATGCTATACTCATATTTATAGCTAATACATAGAACAGTGGCAGACTGTATATTGGTAGATAGccaaattacttttttgtaaaaacataaataataatcataattattttcaattatctaGTTGGAATTAGTTTTTACTGATCACAAAGGGCAAGTAGAAAAGCTTaaagtatttgattttaaatctaCTGGTGTAGCGATGGCCATGTATAATTTGGATGATTCAATAGCTTCATTTGCTCACTCCAGTTTTCaagtttgtttaaataaatttacttatattttatcaattatttcataataattatttattattagtattataaaatgtttgtaaaaagGTGGCTTTGTCAAAAAAATGGCCGCTTTATTTATCTACAAAAAATACTatccttaaaaaatatgacgGAAGATTCAAAGACATTTTTCAAGagatttttgaaaagtatgatacaacttttatttttgaataattgaactataatttaagtattttatcttTAGGAACTACAAGTCTCAATTTGAAGCGGCTAAGATTTGGTATGAACATCGGTTGATTGATGACATGGTTGCACAAGCATTAAAAGGAGATGGTGGTTTTGTATGGGcttgtaaaaattatgatggAGATGTCATGTCCGATATTATTGCTCAGGGATATGGTTGGTGACTACAGTACTCttcataatttgattttaattgatttactatcataatttatttgtaggtTCTTTGGGTCTTATGACATCAGTTCTCGTATGTCCTGATGGTAAGACATTAGAATCTGAAGCTGCTCATGGAACAGTCACCAGACATTACAGGTTAATATATATCTGTTGAATATGattcaatatatgtatatttacaaatataatattattttcagacaACACCAACAAGGAAAATTAACATCAACAAATCCAATTGCTTCAATTTATGCTTGGACTCGTGGTCTTAAGCACAGGGCAATGCTTGATAACACTCCTGAACTTTCcaagtatatttcataaagattatttttcttaacagTGATTAATACTAATctgattattatatcatatagatTTTGTGATACATTGGAAGAAGCTTGTGTAGGAAGTGTTGATGCCGGCCATATGACTAAAGATCTTGCAGCTTGTATACATggcttaaaaaatgttaaagaaGGAATGTACTTAAATACCAATGAGTATTTGGATAGTGTGAAAGAACATTTGGACATTAAATTGAAAccgtaagaataaaaaatagacagaaaatacaagttaatatttatctaattataacaatatatttagagcattcatttagaattaaatttaaaacattgatattgataatatatgcaccttaaataattgcatttgtttgaaattgaatattttttattttaataataaatcattaaaatctccTAAAATTCACTTTTTAATCCCATGATTTGTTCCTGTATACAGGGATACAAAAAAACTGTTTGCATCAATTGGTGCAGTTTGACAAGTCTGACCTTTCGCTgcaattacaatttatcattattctattatacatactttttatacttaatttattatctatttgaaTAAgatgacatttatattttaataattgcacTTTTATGATCAAATTTGCAcacaataaatcaaaattgataattcatatcttattttatttccaacaTTGCATttgaatatgatatatattatattgtgcttTCCTATAACTAAACCATGCGTCAtcacttacatattatttttatggtatttacaaactacctatatttataaaaaacaaatgaatatattgcataaattatttagttaaaatgtatatctttatgttttattatgaatatttatttatacttaacagctaaaattagtaaagtatattattttttttgataatataatacttctaTTCTCTACTGATTACGCTAGATAATTTACACGAGACAATAGGCTCGTTATTAGCAGATAGGGTTTAATAACActtcaataattgtttattctcTATTgcatagttaaatttttctgACTCAACCAATGAAATAAATGCTTTATATTTTTGGCAtgtaattctaatattaatcattgttatgttaaaatgtatgtgcTGCTAAGTGCTAAATAACTCATTGTTGTTAGCGAAAATAttctattgaaattttatttgttactattattaataataattttagtaatttattttaatgctcAAAATTAATTCTACTATAAGAAAGTATTGtcagtatttataaatgatgcCTTGcttgaataatacaatatgtattttttgtatttacaaaCCTTTGTATTGCGTATATTcaaagaacattttatttttttataaagattgTATAAGTTTGCTGTCTTACAAACAGCatgttattgaataatttaattcacagagatagtcatttttatatcgttgaaatgtatatgaatttaattcattataaatgtattgtttagattgttattttatgaaatatatatatatatatttatttgttaataatttacatttattttatttgcatatacTGTGACAAATTATAAAGACATACAGATGCACATAGACCTATTGACTATTATGCGTTAAGCAGTGTGAAACAAATTGgatttatgttttaagtataattaaatattattaatgtttatgagTATCTCCTgagaattaattaaacaaataataataattcttacttTATgtctttcaaattaaattatttaatgcagATATTTTCTTTGAGAAATTATTCACGCTTAAAAgtgaattaaacattattgacTATCATGATCAGAATGTAATATAATCTGCTTTTAAAAGTCatacttgtaataatttaaatttaaatattacaaataatgtaaaaaatagttaaggacatttatgtgaaaattttgtgaacaaaataattattgatttgtaaCTTACAGTCAAATGTTAGTAAGTTTATTTCTTAGACATTCGTTAAACACTATCACTTtataatggtaataaataatgatgggTAGCACATTGTTATGACAATAATGGATTTGCATACACTTAATGTTCAATTACTTTTCTTACATTGACATAGCCGATtgccaaaatatttaaaaattaaaaaatacctttaaatataatattactgcatAAACTACAAATTACAGACtcataaaacgaaaaattaaaaaaaaaaaacttaacatttaaaagttattaaagtggttacaaattaaatatccaatcttgtttttaaaattttaaaaacctatCTTGAACAATGCACCCAAATATctcatagttttaaattatatgattcaccactaccataatagtatgtaaaataatttaacaattaatttcaataattccaattaaaaatacgttGGTTAACTTAATTTGATTaactattacttataaaagtaataatattgagaTAATAAGACCTAacggacatttttaaattttacagcctatccatttttttatattgtgttaaaacaaaagattattataattggtatAAAGTACCAATGTcgaaattttagaaatactcatattataaaatagtaattaatattaaataatcagaCAGTTCATATGAActgtatattgtgtttatctaAACTGTAAAACGTATAAGTTAACTGAGAATTGTATTTGTGATAGGTGtcgtgatttaaaataattttaatattttaacttatttagaCAATCAAGTTAGGTGTAGTAGGGTTAGTATTTATGAAACTAATCCAAATAACCAAAATCaattttcctaaaaaaataagtatgccGTGACTATCATAGCTCAGTTCATACTTCGTCACTTGTCTTTTAATCAATACAATAGCTTAAAATACAGCGTCTATAGGATATAATAGCTAATCacagaacatattttttttttatacatgctattatggaaattaataatataaaaatgcaatgttttcatCAAAAATGAATCTACCGTATtactgattttataatatatatatacttagttCATATTACTAATATGGGCTGACAGGCCGCCTccactcagaatcgtttttcgtacgTAATGATTAACCATTGAATTCAAAGTTAACACTTATATAACATTGACCCGCTCAATAATGAAGGATTGAGGTAGACCGAAAATcgacacatatttataatactgtgCACCAGACCGGTTACCTATACCACTTACCAGTACTTGCTGCCACTTTCTTTACTATGTTCatcaatacttttaaatagatacttaAACTAAATTGGATTTTTCACATATTCattctcagaaaaatatttgatgataaatattagatgTATGCAATTCAGAATACatgttatcatttaaaaagtaaataactttaaaaaaattaaattgataaaaaatataatcatattttcgatttaaaaaaatgttattttgtaatgaattcaaatgttgtaaataataaatacattaattttcaaaaatcttcTTAGTGTTCGAAATGAAGATCATCGACTGCACTTAAGAcgatcaccctgtatatattcattatattatatacatatccgCAGTGGCGTAGTCTATCGTGCATCAATCATACCGACGCGTaaacctactatattataatattacattaggcattgtattatattctacaaagCGCTGTGTACGTAACACACGTGAacgatgtacctacctataccaGCCATTACCTATACACAATACGAGTGTATGTTTGACCGCATATGATAATACACAACACACGAGTGTTGTGCGCTTATAATGCGCGCACTTATAGAAAtgcgtacctatacatatatatgtataggtttaCTGTGAATGCTTGTCCGCATCAAGCACTGCTTGAATAgcaaatttacattttcacgTGACACACATCGTGTCTCGTTCATATTATCGCCGATGTTtcattacctacctataatataataatatattacctagaTATGCAAGgcacttattataatagataatagaatatatatacctatgtttaGATACCAGTGCACTTCAGTGGCGTgccgattataatatacctatctagGTTTAAAATGTGTCTGCAGATATCGGACAACAAGGGCGAAAGTGAAAAAAGGTTTgtctaatatttacaatttggtGTATTGGCGTATCAAATTTGTGGGATGTATAGGTAAATGGCTAACTGCTGTGAGTGGTGGGCAAGGTCGGGTTACGGCCATTTAGCACTATAGGCGATTGCTTTTTTGAGcgccaaatattttttgtccaTTATGTCAATCgaagtattatattgtacgtttttttttttttgttgactgTGTCAACTTAATCAATAAGAGTATATATGATAGGTCGAAGCTATAGATGAGCGTTAGCGTAGGTATCTGCGTGATGTATGTGCACATCGcgtgtttgaaaataaaggCGAATTCGGTGTGCTGACAGCGACTCCGCGAAAAACTGAGTAGGTATACCGGGCCGTTAATAAAACCATTGACTTTAGGCGCATATCTCTTGGAAAATGCGGTCTCGGTGACGGCGAGGCCGCATGGTAAACTAATTTGGATTTGGAAATATTTGAACTGCTTCGGCACGTTTCACTGTCACAGTGTTTCGTCGGAATTACGCTCCGGGACATGtcgaatacattatattatggtgaGGTCGGAGTATGCACTATAACCTGCAGgagcttttaaaaaaacaatcggCTCTTGAGTGGTTGGGTTGAGACGGATCAAGTtcggtaaatatataaatcgttGCGTACAACGGTTATAGTCATAGGTAGTATAATACACTTAGTATTATGatgaaagtataaaataaatatttttcctatGGCCTTATACTGTCAAAATCACTCACCAGTCACCACTTTTTTACGGTTGGTGTTTTTTTCGTCGAGGTTTACGGTTTACCTACGAAcggaaaataaaatcatatgcgGAATACGAAGCGCCgccgttataataatagtaatgataatGTTATCATTGCGGTTGAACGACCCCCCTCGGGGCCATTGTCGTCACTCGTCAATAATGGGAAAATATCAAAGCTCTACATCGGCCTATCGccatttatacaatacacatattataataggtacgtattataacataaacacGCAACACTAGAGCACGAGTGCACGACGCACACGTGACGTGCGATGACGGCGCACGCCGCCATGATGTCTATATATCATAGGTATTCTCACGTCATTGGTCCTATAACGAGCATAAAAGTATTCATTATTaggtgcatattattatttatattatataattattataaggtaCTTCCACATCCGTACACGCGTACACCTGTACATATATACAGTGtactactatattaatatataataatattaggtataggtacctacgagGTAGTACTTACCTACCTGTCTAAATGGTAAATTCTTAAGACTAGTAAGACTAGTAGGAGCACTTATGATATTTTGAGTAATATGTTGATTAGTATAGAGTACTGATGAGTATATGCTTGCAGTTtgagtagaatattttttttctacttgtagtaatactatactatagcattaaaaaaaaaaaagtcactaGCTTACATACGCTCAAAAAttgaatcataataatgtgtattgaaAACGTAGAAATAAGAACAGTCATTTTATGTCAACagtcatacattttttgtattacctTTGAACGTCTCATAATCattgaacaaataaaacaacatgaTGGTTTcaggtttataatttatattttataggttattacttataacttattgcTATAAAGAGtataaatcgtata includes the following:
- the LOC113555005 gene encoding LOW QUALITY PROTEIN: isocitrate dehydrogenase [NADP] cytoplasmic-like (The sequence of the model RefSeq protein was modified relative to this genomic sequence to represent the inferred CDS: deleted 1 base in 1 codon); protein product: MAKKLLGLTPGLAKSTSLARNRNYATTSTRILAKNPIVEMDGDEMTRIMWEKIKETLIFPYIKLDCLYYDLGLPNRDATDDQVTIDAAEATLKYNVGIKCATITPDEARVEEFKLKKMWLSPNGTIRNILGGTVFREPIICKSIPRLVPGWTKPIVIGRHAHGDQYKATDYLVTRPGQLELVFTDHKGQVEKLKVFDFKSTGVAMAMYNLDDSIASFAHSSFQVALSKKWPLYLSTKNTILKKYDGRFKDIFQEIFEKNYKSQFEAAKIWYEHRLIDDMVAQALKGDGGFVWACKNYDGDVMSDIIAQGYGSLGLMTSVLVCPDGKTLESEAAHGTVTRHYRQHQQGKLTSTNPIASIYAWTRGLKHRAMLDNTPELSKFCDTLEEACVGSVDAGHMTKDLAACIHGLKNVKEGMYLNTNEYLDSVKEHLDIKLKPDTKKLFASIGAV